From one Streptobacillus ratti genomic stretch:
- the deoD gene encoding purine-nucleoside phosphorylase produces MATAHIGATKGEIAETILLPGDPLRAKYIAETFLEDVVKYNDVRGMLGFTGTYKGKRISVQGTGMGVPSIGIYIHELINEFGVKNLIRIGTAGSTNADVKIRDVVVALSASTDSAINKLRFNGADYAPTVSSNLLFKVYEMAKTKGINLKAGNILTSDTFYYDNIDEWKKWSEFGVLCVEMETSQLYTTAAKFNVNALTLLTISDSLVTGETTTAEERQITFNEMITLALDSAITF; encoded by the coding sequence ATGGCAACGGCACATATAGGAGCAACAAAAGGGGAAATAGCTGAAACGATACTATTACCAGGAGATCCACTAAGAGCAAAATATATAGCTGAAACATTTTTAGAAGATGTAGTAAAATATAATGATGTAAGAGGAATGTTAGGATTTACTGGAACATATAAAGGGAAAAGAATATCTGTACAGGGGACTGGTATGGGAGTACCGTCAATAGGAATATATATACATGAATTAATAAATGAATTTGGAGTAAAAAATTTAATAAGAATTGGAACTGCTGGTTCAACTAATGCTGATGTTAAAATCAGAGATGTAGTTGTAGCTTTATCAGCATCTACTGATTCAGCAATTAATAAATTGAGATTTAATGGAGCAGATTATGCACCTACTGTAAGTTCTAATTTATTATTTAAAGTATATGAAATGGCTAAAACTAAAGGTATAAATTTAAAAGCTGGAAATATTTTGACTAGCGATACTTTTTATTATGATAATATAGATGAGTGGAAGAAATGGTCTGAATTTGGTGTTTTATGCGTTGAAATGGAAACATCTCAATTATATACTACGGCAGCTAAATTTAATGTTAATGCTTTGACATTATTAACTATAAGTGATTCATTGGTTACAGGTGAAACTACTACAGCAGAAGAAAGACAAATCACTTTTAATGAAATGATTACTTTAGCATTAGATTCTGCAATCACATTTTAA
- the cdd gene encoding cytidine deaminase: MNRYSEQEIRKYIEKANNLLEKSYSPYSKYKVAAVMVDSDGTLHEGVNVENASYGLTICAERNAIASAVTKGMKKIDLIVITGDVEKPISPCGMCRQFIREFAKKDTLIVLGSLRSNDYILWTVEDMIPYSFGPEDLDK; the protein is encoded by the coding sequence ATGAATAGATATAGTGAACAAGAAATTAGAAAATATATTGAAAAGGCTAATAATTTATTAGAAAAATCTTATAGCCCTTATTCTAAATATAAAGTGGCAGCTGTTATGGTAGATAGTGATGGAACATTACATGAGGGTGTAAATGTTGAAAACGCATCATATGGACTTACTATATGTGCAGAAAGAAATGCCATAGCTTCAGCAGTTACTAAAGGAATGAAAAAAATTGATTTAATAGTAATCACTGGAGATGTAGAAAAACCAATTAGCCCTTGTGGAATGTGTAGACAATTTATTAGAGAATTTGCTAAAAAGGATACATTAATTGTACTTGGATCATTAAGATCAAATGATTATATTTTATGGACTGTTGAAGATATGATACCATATTCTTTTGGTCCTGAAGATTTAGATAAATAA
- the hpt gene encoding hypoxanthine phosphoribosyltransferase codes for MKDWEAGIVRKIITEEQLKSRIEELGEQITNDYKDDDAEFIVVGILKGSILFMADLIRKIRLPLKIDFMEVSSYGDSFETTKDVKIIKDLDYSVRGKNVLIVEDIIDSGLTLKKVLQLIGKRGPKNVILCTLLDKVTKREVDIDIQYTGFEIPNEFVLGYGLDFIQEYRNIPYIGVMDLEKYEKEKK; via the coding sequence GTGAAAGATTGGGAAGCAGGAATAGTAAGAAAGATTATTACGGAAGAACAATTAAAATCAAGAATAGAAGAATTAGGAGAACAAATTACTAATGATTATAAAGATGATGATGCAGAGTTTATTGTTGTTGGTATATTAAAAGGTTCTATACTATTTATGGCAGATTTAATTAGAAAAATAAGATTACCTTTAAAAATAGATTTTATGGAAGTTTCTAGCTATGGAGATAGTTTTGAAACAACTAAAGATGTTAAAATTATTAAAGATTTAGATTATTCAGTAAGAGGTAAGAATGTATTAATAGTGGAAGATATTATAGATTCAGGATTAACTTTAAAGAAAGTTTTACAACTTATTGGTAAAAGAGGACCTAAGAATGTAATTTTATGTACTTTACTTGATAAAGTAACTAAAAGAGAAGTTGATATTGACATACAATATACTGGATTTGAAATACCTAATGAGTTTGTCTTAGGTTATGGATTAGATTTTATACAAGAATATAGAAATATTCCATATATTGGAGTAATGGATTTAGAAAAATATGAAAAAGAAAAGAAATAG
- the rsmA gene encoding 16S rRNA (adenine(1518)-N(6)/adenine(1519)-N(6))-dimethyltransferase RsmA has protein sequence MKKKRNSEEHKHKKKFGQNFLDDKILLEKIKEVTNINANDNIIEIGPGIGFLTSMILESGAKLTSFEIDNDLIPILKKKFENYDNFELIHVDFLLYNLENIMEKDKEYRVIANIPYYITAPIINKLLEFKDNIKDIYLMVQKEVGERLNFEKNTSNRGVFTHVVGFHSKVEYLFTVEKEFFDPVPKVDSAFIRIIIDKEEKYSKLISFEKYLKYVKSSFVSKRKSISNNLKAIGISKDITENTLEIIGKNKNSRAEELSIEDFINLINIIEKE, from the coding sequence ATGAAAAAGAAAAGAAATAGTGAAGAACACAAGCATAAGAAGAAATTTGGACAAAATTTTTTAGATGATAAAATATTATTAGAAAAAATAAAAGAAGTAACTAATATTAATGCTAATGACAATATTATTGAAATAGGTCCAGGTATAGGATTTTTAACATCAATGATATTAGAAAGTGGAGCTAAATTAACATCTTTTGAAATTGATAATGATTTAATACCAATTTTAAAGAAAAAATTTGAAAATTATGATAATTTTGAATTAATACATGTTGATTTTCTTTTATATAATCTTGAAAATATTATGGAAAAAGATAAAGAATATAGAGTTATAGCTAATATTCCTTACTATATTACTGCACCGATTATAAATAAGCTTTTAGAATTTAAAGATAACATTAAAGATATATATTTAATGGTTCAAAAAGAGGTTGGTGAAAGACTTAATTTTGAGAAAAATACTAGTAATAGAGGTGTATTTACTCATGTTGTTGGATTTCATTCTAAAGTAGAGTATTTATTTACTGTGGAAAAAGAATTTTTTGATCCAGTCCCTAAAGTTGATTCAGCTTTTATTAGAATTATTATAGATAAAGAAGAAAAATATTCTAAATTAATTTCTTTTGAAAAATATTTGAAATATGTTAAATCAAGCTTTGTTTCTAAAAGAAAAAGTATTTCTAATAATTTAAAAGCTATAGGCATATCTAAAGATATTACAGAAAATACATTAGAAATTATTGGAAAGAATAAGAATAGTAGAGCTGAAGAATTATCAATAGAAGATTTTATAAATTTGATTAATATTATAGAAAAGGAATAA
- a CDS encoding DUF4911 domain-containing protein — protein MQSYEYIISTDKYNIDFINKVVEAYEGLAIIRTLDRKEGLIKLLTNTYFINDVNLLIDKFIKNGIEMTILEERIWKGEL, from the coding sequence ATGCAAAGTTACGAATATATTATTAGTACAGATAAATACAATATTGATTTTATAAATAAAGTTGTAGAAGCCTATGAGGGTTTGGCTATAATAAGAACTCTTGATAGAAAAGAGGGATTAATAAAATTATTGACTAATACTTATTTTATAAATGATGTTAATTTATTAATTGATAAATTTATAAAAAATGGTATAGAAATGACAATACTTGAAGAAAGAATATGGAAAGGAGAACTATAA
- a CDS encoding KH domain-containing protein, with amino-acid sequence MQDYYLELVNFWLENLTGSRENYEITVQVKEKNYYIDIFANKNEIGKIIGKNGKIITSLRNLVGSIANKNKDNVTLKVNEKII; translated from the coding sequence ATGCAAGATTATTACTTAGAATTAGTAAATTTTTGGTTGGAAAATTTAACAGGATCAAGAGAAAATTATGAAATTACAGTTCAAGTTAAAGAGAAAAATTATTATATTGATATATTTGCAAATAAGAATGAAATAGGGAAAATTATAGGTAAAAATGGTAAAATAATTACTAGTTTAAGAAACCTTGTGGGTTCAATTGCAAACAAGAATAAAGATAATGTAACTTTAAAAGTAAACGAAAAAATTATTTAG
- a CDS encoding aminoacyl-histidine dipeptidase, whose translation MGNKITKGIYPELVFEFFEKISEIPRGSGKEKQISDWLVNFAKERNLEVHQDKYHNVIIKKNATSGYEKYLPVIIQGHIDMVWEKNKDVNFDFETQGIKLKVEDGFLKADGTTLGADNGIAVAMALALLDSKDIEHPALEILLTSDEEVNMSGAENLDVTKLSAKKMLNLDTEEVGAIYVSSAGGASIKLRTEVDNFELKSDDNIYSLEILGLKGGHSGAEIHLKLGNSIKILMEALKHLELKLNYELIMFDGGNKDNAIPREAIAYIATKASKEEITELMDKFIDVKVDEYKEEETNLRYELNDLTDRTLRKISERDTRKVVALYNEFPHGVRTMSKNIEGLVQTSLNCGVLKTETIGNKTIFRVNSLLRSSNIKELDELQEFLIELGKKYETYGEKVPSFYPWEYKEDSTLRELATKVFKNKYGRDIEIKAIHAGLECGMFTEKIKDLDVISFGPNIFGAHTPDEKMEIESVALTWDYLLQILKEYNLVD comes from the coding sequence ATGGGAAATAAGATTACAAAAGGAATATATCCAGAATTAGTATTTGAATTTTTTGAAAAAATTTCTGAAATACCAAGAGGATCAGGTAAAGAAAAACAAATTAGTGATTGGTTAGTTAATTTTGCAAAAGAAAGAAATCTTGAAGTACATCAAGATAAATATCATAACGTAATAATTAAGAAAAATGCAACATCAGGATATGAAAAATATCTTCCTGTAATTATACAAGGTCATATAGATATGGTTTGGGAAAAGAATAAAGATGTTAATTTTGATTTTGAAACACAAGGTATTAAATTAAAAGTAGAAGATGGATTTTTAAAAGCAGATGGAACTACTCTTGGTGCAGATAATGGTATAGCTGTTGCAATGGCACTTGCTTTATTAGATTCTAAAGATATAGAACATCCAGCTTTAGAAATACTTTTAACTTCAGATGAAGAAGTTAATATGAGTGGAGCTGAAAATCTTGATGTAACTAAATTAAGTGCTAAAAAAATGCTTAATCTTGATACAGAAGAAGTTGGAGCTATTTATGTAAGTAGTGCTGGAGGAGCATCTATTAAATTAAGAACTGAAGTTGATAATTTTGAATTAAAGTCAGATGATAATATATATTCATTAGAAATTTTAGGGTTAAAAGGTGGACATTCTGGAGCAGAAATACATTTAAAATTAGGTAATTCAATTAAAATATTAATGGAAGCTTTAAAACATCTTGAATTAAAACTAAACTATGAATTAATCATGTTTGATGGTGGTAATAAAGATAATGCTATACCTAGGGAAGCTATTGCATATATTGCAACTAAGGCTTCAAAGGAAGAAATTACTGAATTAATGGATAAATTTATCGATGTTAAAGTTGATGAATATAAGGAAGAAGAAACAAATTTAAGATATGAATTAAATGATTTAACAGATAGAACATTAAGAAAAATATCTGAAAGAGACACTAGAAAAGTCGTAGCTTTATATAATGAATTTCCTCATGGAGTAAGAACTATGAGTAAAAATATTGAAGGATTAGTACAAACTTCATTAAATTGTGGAGTATTAAAAACAGAAACAATAGGTAATAAAACAATATTTAGAGTAAATTCATTATTAAGAAGTTCAAATATAAAGGAATTAGATGAATTACAAGAATTTTTAATAGAATTAGGTAAAAAATATGAAACTTATGGAGAAAAAGTTCCATCATTTTATCCATGGGAATATAAGGAAGATTCAACTTTAAGGGAACTTGCTACTAAAGTATTTAAAAATAAATATGGAAGAGATATTGAAATTAAAGCAATACATGCAGGACTTGAATGTGGTATGTTTACAGAAAAAATAAAAGATTTAGATGTAATTTCATTTGGTCCGAATATATTTGGAGCACATACTCCTGATGAAAAAATGGAAATAGAAAGTGTAGCTTTAACATGGGATTACCTATTACAAATTTTAAAAGAATATAATTTAGTTGATTAG
- the rnmV gene encoding ribonuclease M5 → MKKLKIEEIVVVEGRDDVTRLSQVIDATIVQLNGSTGLSKEKISYINELSKRKDILLFTDPDFTGKKIREKINKNIEGKVINIYVSREEATRNGNVGVENINNKKIYDIFSEYLSNKLVSNDNKEKYVYNIDKLLENGLIGDKLSKLKREIIGDILKIGYYNSKGLLSMLNCMNISYADFENAVLMMNKKIDKKEKVGIIFGKFIPLHMGHVNFIKYASNEVDKLHVLLCVERDRDFNLLINSRLPKILTENDRLYYLKKEVEMLPNVEVHILREEGIAYYPNGWKDWTDRVAKLLKENNIKINTVFTNEIEDKSNYEKYFVNNEVFSKELDVHLIDPKRFEYNVSSTKIRNDFERYKAYLPKALQDFFKR, encoded by the coding sequence ATGAAAAAATTAAAAATTGAAGAAATTGTTGTTGTTGAGGGAAGAGATGATGTAACTAGATTATCTCAAGTAATAGATGCAACAATAGTACAGTTAAATGGAAGTACTGGTCTTAGTAAAGAAAAAATATCATACATTAATGAATTATCAAAAAGAAAGGATATTTTACTTTTTACTGACCCTGATTTTACTGGAAAAAAAATAAGAGAAAAGATAAATAAAAATATTGAGGGTAAAGTCATTAATATATATGTTTCCAGGGAAGAGGCTACAAGAAATGGGAATGTAGGTGTTGAAAATATTAATAATAAAAAAATATATGATATATTTAGTGAGTATTTATCTAATAAATTAGTAAGTAATGATAATAAAGAGAAATATGTTTATAATATAGATAAGTTACTTGAAAATGGTTTAATAGGAGATAAATTATCTAAATTAAAAAGAGAAATTATAGGGGATATATTAAAAATAGGTTACTATAATTCCAAAGGATTATTGTCAATGTTAAATTGTATGAATATATCATATGCTGACTTTGAAAATGCAGTACTTATGATGAATAAAAAAATAGATAAAAAAGAAAAAGTAGGCATTATTTTTGGTAAATTTATACCATTACATATGGGACATGTAAATTTCATTAAATATGCTTCAAATGAAGTAGATAAATTGCATGTGTTATTGTGTGTTGAAAGAGATAGAGATTTTAATTTATTAATTAATTCAAGATTACCAAAAATCTTAACTGAAAATGATAGATTATATTATTTGAAAAAAGAAGTAGAAATGCTACCTAATGTTGAAGTTCATATATTAAGAGAAGAGGGAATAGCATATTATCCTAATGGTTGGAAAGATTGGACAGATAGAGTAGCTAAATTACTTAAGGAAAATAATATTAAGATTAATACAGTTTTTACAAATGAGATAGAAGATAAAAGTAATTATGAAAAATATTTTGTGAATAATGAAGTATTTTCAAAAGAATTAGATGTACATTTAATAGATCCTAAAAGATTTGAATACAATGTTTCATCAACAAAAATAAGAAATGATTTTGAAAGATATAAAGCATATTTACCTAAGGCGTTACAAGATTTTTTTAAGAGGTAA
- the rpmG gene encoding 50S ribosomal protein L33, with product MRVQVILECTETKLRHYVTTKNKKTHPERIELRKYNPVLKRYSLYREVK from the coding sequence ATGAGAGTACAAGTTATTTTAGAATGCACTGAAACAAAGTTAAGACATTATGTTACAACTAAGAACAAAAAAACTCATCCTGAAAGAATTGAGTTAAGAAAATACAACCCAGTGTTGAAAAGATATTCTCTATATAGAGAAGTAAAATAA
- the secE gene encoding preprotein translocase subunit SecE: protein MKKEKMNLLNQIIAEYKQVQWPSKAEVFQVTIVVLLITLFVSLMILIFDFSFTTFMGRFSSIVKSLFS, encoded by the coding sequence ATGAAAAAAGAGAAAATGAATTTATTGAATCAAATAATAGCTGAGTATAAACAAGTACAATGGCCAAGTAAGGCTGAAGTGTTTCAAGTTACTATAGTAGTATTATTAATAACTTTATTTGTTTCTTTGATGATATTAATATTTGATTTTAGCTTTACAACATTTATGGGTAGATTTTCAAGTATTGTAAAATCACTATTTAGTTAG
- a CDS encoding transcription termination/antitermination NusG family protein: MIIENKEYVKKWYIIHTYSGYEKKVKTDLEKRIMSENLNDKVFRILVPEEKVFEEKKGKMVPVFRKIFPSYVLVEMLAFRDATEDSVSYRVDSRAWYIIRNTNGVTGFVGVGSDPLPMDEKEVEDIFSKMSNEDFQEKSNYEIGDYVKTLDGIEGTVEHIDYIAKQVKIVIQVGSRPTTLTLGLNEVTKF, from the coding sequence ATGATAATAGAAAATAAAGAATATGTTAAAAAATGGTATATAATTCATACTTATTCAGGATACGAAAAAAAAGTAAAAACTGATTTAGAAAAAAGAATTATGTCAGAAAATTTAAATGATAAAGTTTTTAGAATATTAGTACCTGAAGAAAAAGTATTTGAAGAAAAAAAAGGTAAAATGGTACCAGTGTTTAGAAAAATATTTCCTAGTTATGTACTAGTTGAGATGTTAGCTTTTAGAGATGCGACTGAAGATTCTGTAAGTTACAGAGTAGATAGTAGAGCATGGTATATAATACGTAATACTAATGGTGTTACAGGGTTTGTTGGTGTTGGTTCTGATCCATTACCAATGGATGAAAAGGAAGTTGAAGACATATTTAGCAAAATGAGTAATGAAGATTTTCAAGAAAAATCAAATTATGAAATTGGAGATTATGTTAAGACTTTAGATGGTATAGAGGGAACAGTTGAGCATATAGACTATATTGCTAAACAAGTTAAAATAGTAATTCAAGTAGGAAGTAGACCTACTACATTAACTTTAGGATTAAATGAAGTTACTAAATTTTAG
- the rplK gene encoding 50S ribosomal protein L11 has protein sequence MAKNNKEVVDKVKLQLSAGKANPAPPVGSALGPKGINIPEFCKQFNAQTQDKPGFIIPVEISIYADRSFSFVLKTPPASDLLKKAAKVEKGAQNSVKDVAGKISKAQLQEIAETKMPDLNAGTVESAMNIIAGTARSMGIKIED, from the coding sequence ATGGCTAAAAACAATAAAGAAGTCGTGGATAAAGTAAAATTACAATTAAGTGCTGGTAAAGCAAATCCTGCACCACCAGTTGGGTCAGCATTAGGACCAAAAGGAATTAATATTCCTGAATTTTGTAAACAATTTAATGCACAAACACAAGATAAACCTGGGTTTATAATTCCAGTAGAAATTTCAATCTATGCAGATAGAAGCTTTAGTTTTGTTTTAAAAACACCACCTGCATCAGATTTATTAAAGAAAGCTGCAAAAGTTGAAAAAGGAGCACAAAACTCTGTTAAAGATGTAGCTGGAAAAATTTCAAAAGCTCAATTACAAGAGATTGCTGAAACTAAAATGCCAGATTTAAATGCTGGAACAGTAGAATCAGCTATGAATATTATTGCTGGAACAGCAAGAAGTATGGGAATTAAAATAGAAGACTAA
- the rplA gene encoding 50S ribosomal protein L1 — MSKKGKRYSEISQKVDKLKIYTPEEALELVFDTKSAKFVETVELAIRLGVDPRHADQQVRGTVILPHGTGKTIKILAITSGENIDKALAAGADFAGDEEYINKISAGWMDFDLVIATPDMMPKLGKLGRILGTKGLMPNPKSGTVTTNVAQTVEEFKKGKVAFKVDKLGSIHLPIGKVNFEKEQIVENFKVALGQIIKLKPAASKGQYLRTVAISLTMGPGIKIDPLLAAGFSSK; from the coding sequence ATGTCAAAAAAAGGGAAAAGATATAGTGAAATTTCTCAAAAAGTAGATAAATTAAAAATCTACACACCAGAAGAAGCTTTAGAATTAGTGTTTGACACAAAAAGTGCAAAATTTGTAGAAACAGTTGAATTAGCAATTAGATTGGGAGTAGATCCAAGACATGCAGATCAACAAGTTAGAGGTACAGTTATTTTACCTCATGGAACTGGAAAAACAATTAAAATTTTAGCAATAACTTCAGGAGAAAATATTGATAAAGCATTAGCAGCTGGAGCAGATTTTGCTGGAGATGAAGAATATATTAATAAAATTTCTGCAGGATGGATGGATTTTGATTTAGTTATAGCAACTCCAGACATGATGCCTAAATTAGGAAAATTAGGAAGAATTTTAGGAACTAAAGGATTAATGCCTAATCCTAAATCTGGAACTGTAACAACTAATGTTGCTCAAACAGTTGAAGAATTTAAAAAAGGTAAAGTTGCATTTAAAGTTGATAAATTAGGATCAATTCACTTACCAATAGGAAAAGTAAATTTTGAAAAAGAACAAATAGTTGAAAACTTTAAAGTTGCTTTAGGACAAATAATTAAATTAAAACCTGCTGCATCAAAAGGACAATACTTAAGAACAGTTGCAATCTCATTAACTATGGGACCTGGAATTAAAATTGATCCATTATTAGCAGCTGGATTTTCAAGCAAATAA
- a CDS encoding RDAC family protein, giving the protein MAIIFDYIIEANKLLFEYGYKLSLKDACGSSCLQIKNLDGSRITTTVDPLIYSIINQHFIKHGIEIEYSESKEYLFGKDI; this is encoded by the coding sequence ATGGCAATTATATTTGATTATATAATTGAAGCTAATAAATTACTATTTGAATATGGGTATAAACTATCATTAAAAGATGCTTGTGGTTCTAGTTGTCTTCAAATAAAAAATTTAGATGGTAGTAGAATTACAACAACAGTAGACCCTTTAATATATTCAATAATCAATCAACATTTTATCAAACATGGTATAGAAATAGAATATAGCGAAAGTAAAGAATATTTATTTGGAAAAGATATATAA
- the upp gene encoding uracil phosphoribosyltransferase has protein sequence MAIFEYKHPLISHKLSILRNVDTDTKLFRESLNEIASLMVYEATKDLKLKNITVKTPIQETITQVLDEPVTIVPILRAGLGMVDALLAHIPNAKVGHLGVYRNEETFEPVYYYAKMPSNVVESKVLIVDPMLATGGSIIYTIDYLKSLGVKNISILSIIAAPEGILAIKDKHDDVDLYIASIDKGLNKDKYIYPGLGDAGDRIFGTK, from the coding sequence ATGGCAATTTTTGAATATAAACACCCATTAATAAGCCACAAATTATCAATTTTAAGAAATGTAGACACTGATACAAAATTATTTAGAGAAAGTTTAAATGAAATTGCATCACTTATGGTTTACGAGGCTACAAAAGATTTAAAATTAAAAAATATTACAGTCAAAACACCTATACAAGAAACAATTACTCAAGTATTAGATGAACCAGTAACTATAGTCCCTATATTAAGAGCTGGATTAGGTATGGTTGATGCACTACTTGCACATATACCTAATGCAAAAGTTGGACATTTAGGAGTATATAGAAATGAAGAAACATTTGAACCTGTATATTATTATGCTAAAATGCCTTCTAATGTTGTGGAAAGTAAAGTATTAATTGTTGACCCAATGCTTGCAACAGGTGGTTCTATAATTTATACTATAGACTATTTAAAATCATTAGGTGTTAAAAATATTTCTATATTATCAATTATAGCTGCACCAGAGGGAATACTTGCTATAAAAGATAAACATGATGATGTTGATTTATATATCGCTTCAATTGACAAAGGATTAAATAAAGATAAATATATTTATCCTGGATTAGGAGATGCTGGAGATAGAATCTTCGGTACAAAATAA
- a CDS encoding type B 50S ribosomal protein L31 — protein MKKGIHPEYRLVVFEDTSNGERFLGKSTKSAKETVEFEGQEYPVIKVAISSTSHPFYTGKFKFVDETGRVDKFKKKYNL, from the coding sequence ATGAAAAAAGGTATACACCCAGAATACAGACTAGTTGTTTTTGAAGATACAAGTAATGGTGAAAGATTTTTAGGAAAATCTACTAAATCAGCTAAAGAAACTGTTGAATTTGAAGGACAAGAATATCCAGTAATTAAAGTTGCAATAAGCTCAACTTCTCACCCATTTTATACAGGGAAGTTCAAATTTGTTGATGAAACTGGAAGAGTTGATAAATTTAAGAAAAAATACAATTTATAA
- the rpsT gene encoding 30S ribosomal protein S20, whose protein sequence is MAHTKSSKKRIVIGERNRLRNQAITSRVKTFVKKVLVAIDSKNIDDAKAALSVAYKELDKAVTKGVMKKNTASRTKSRLATKVQSLNA, encoded by the coding sequence ATGGCACATACTAAATCATCTAAAAAAAGAATCGTTATTGGTGAAAGAAATAGATTAAGAAATCAAGCAATCACAAGTAGAGTTAAAACTTTTGTTAAAAAAGTATTAGTAGCAATAGATTCTAAAAATATTGATGATGCTAAGGCAGCATTATCTGTAGCTTATAAAGAGCTTGATAAAGCAGTAACAAAAGGTGTAATGAAAAAAAATACTGCTTCAAGAACTAAATCAAGATTAGCTACTAAAGTTCAATCTTTAAACGCATAA